A single region of the Mus caroli chromosome 16, CAROLI_EIJ_v1.1, whole genome shotgun sequence genome encodes:
- the Tnp2 gene encoding nuclear transition protein 2 gives MDTKMQSLPTTHPHPHSSSRPQSHTSNQCNQCTCSHHCRSCSQAGHTGSSSSPSPGPPMKHPKPSVHSRHSPARPSHRGSCPKNRKTFEGKVSKRKAVRRRKRTHRAKRRSSGRRYK, from the exons ATGGACACCAAGATGCAGAGCCTTCCCACcactcatccccacccccacagctcctCGCGGCCTCAAAGTCACACCAGTAACCAGTGCAATCAGTGCACCTGCAGCCACCACTGCCGGAGCTGCAGCCAGGCAGGCCACACGggctccagctccagccccagccctggccCGCCCATGAAGCACCCCAAGCCATCCGTGCACTCTCGACACTCACCTGCAAGACCCAGCCACCGCGGGAGCTGCCCCAAGAACAGGAAGACCTTTGAAGGGAAAGTGAGCAAGAGAAAGGCGGTCAGGAGGCGGAAACGGACTCACAGAGCTAAGAGGCGTAGCTCAG GGCGAAGATACAAGTGA
- the Prm2 gene encoding protamine-2 translates to MVRYRMRSPSEGPHQGPGQDHEREEQGQGQGLSPERVEDYGRTHRGHHHHRHRRCSRKRLHRIHKRRRSCRRRRRHSCRYRRRHRRGCRRSRRRRRCRCRKCRRHRH, encoded by the exons ATGGTTCGCTACCGAATGAGGAGCCCCAGTGAGGGTCCGCACCAGGGGCCTGGGCAAGACCATGAACGcgaggagcaggggcaggggcaagggCTGAGCCCAGAGCGCGTAGAGGACTATGGGAGGACACACAggggccaccaccaccacagacacAGGCGCTGCTCTCGTAAGAGGTTGCATAGGATCCACAAGAGGCGTCGGTCATGCAGAAGGCGGAGGAGACACTCCTGCCGCTACAGGAGGCGGCATCGCAGAG GCTGCAGAAGATCCCgaaggaggaggagatgcagGTGCAGGAAATGTAGGAGGCACCGTCACTAA
- the Prm3 gene encoding protamine-3 produces the protein MGSRCAKLSTGHGPAQNTGHSRGHESSMKKLVACVSQDNFSLSSEGEEEEEDEEEEDEEEEEEEEEQIPVKGKLLLLEPEKQESAEDGEAQPSPEPKQTHS, from the coding sequence ATGGGTTCCCGCTGTGCCAAGCTCAGCACTGGCCATGGCCCAGCCCAGAACACTGGTCACAGCCGTGGCCACGAGTCCTCCATGAAGAAGCTCGTGGCCTGTGTGAGTCAAGACAACTTTTCCCTGTCATCAGAGggcgaggaagaggaggaggacgaggaagaggaggacgaggaagaggaggaggaggaagaggagcaaatCCCGGTGAAGggcaagctgctgctgctggagcccGAAAAGCAAGAGAGCGCTGAGGATGGGGAGGCCCAGCCAAGCCCCGAGCCCAAGCAGACACACTCCTGA
- the Socs1 gene encoding suppressor of cytokine signaling 1, which translates to MVARNQVAADNAISPAAEPRRRPEPSSSSSSSSPAAPVRPRPCPAVPAPAPGDTHFRTFRSHSDYRRITRTSALLDACGFYWGPLSVHGAHERLRAEPVGTFLVRDSRQRNCFFALSVKMASGPTSIRVHFQAGRFHLDGSRETFDCLFELLEHYVAAPRRMLGAPLRQRRVRPLQELCRQRIVAAVGRENLARIPLNPVLRDYLSSFPFQI; encoded by the coding sequence ATGGTAGCACGCAACCAGGTGGCAGCCGACAATGCGATCTCCCCGGCAGCAGAGCCCAGACGGCGGCCAGAGCCCTCCTCGTCCTCGTCTTCGTCCTCGCCAGCGGCCCCCGTGCGTCCCCGGCCCTGCCCCGCGGTCCCGGCCCCGGCCCCGGGCGACACTCACTTCCGCACCTTCCGCTCCCACTCCGATTACCGGCGCATCACGCGGACCAGCGCGCTCCTGGACGCCTGCGGCTTCTATTGGGGACCCCTGAGCGTGCACGGGGCGCACGAGCGGCTGCGTGCCGAGCCCGTGGGCACCTTCTTGGTGCGCGACAGTCGCCAACGAAACTGCTTCTTCGCGCTCAGCGTGAAGATGGCTTCGGGCCCCACGAGCATCCGCGTGCACTTCCAGGCCGGCCGCTTCCACTTGGACGGCAGCCGCGAGACCTTCGACTGCCTTTTCGAGCTGCTGGAGCACTACGTGGCGGCGCCGCGCCGCATGTTGGGGGCCCCGCTGCGCCAGCGCCGCGTGCGGCCGCTGCAGGAGCTGTGTCGCCAGCGCATCGTGGCCGCCGTGGGTCGCGAGAACCTGGCGCGCATCCCTCTTAACCCGGTACTCCGTGACTACCTGAGTTCCTTCCCCTTCCAGATCTGA